The Populus alba chromosome 4, ASM523922v2, whole genome shotgun sequence genome contains a region encoding:
- the LOC118033053 gene encoding uncharacterized protein, which produces MSDPQNPNPQNLPSSSASSSSNKNPTEIKPGNGNYSGQKVHFSNPPETTNPDPATLREQWRFAIRQYSKWYSHAWGTAILAGVSFFALGWIIKGSNPLPSSRTDDSSSSPSNDAKEKATR; this is translated from the coding sequence ATGTCAGATCCCCAAAACCCTAATCCCCAAaaccttccttcttcttctgcttcttccTCGTCTAACAAAAACCCCACCGAAATTAAACCCGGAAACGGCAATTACtcgggtcaaaaggtccattTCTCGAACCCACCCGAGACAACAAATCCGGACCCTGCAACACTAAGGGAACAATGGAGGTTTGCTATTAGGCAGTACAGTAAATGGTATTCTCACGCTTGGGGCACTGCTATTCTGGCTGGTGTTTCGTTTTTCGCGCTTGGCTGGATCATCAAGGGATCCAATCCTTTACCCTCTTCCAGGACTGATGATTCCTCTTCTTCGCCTTCTAATGATGCTAAAGAAAAAGCAACCCGATAA
- the LOC118033092 gene encoding ras-related protein RABA1f-like — MAIAAGMTKGTKGRCWAARVVQRYRAITSAYYRGAVGALLVYDVNRHVTFENVGRWLKELRDHTDANNVIMLVGNKADLRHLRAVAPDDAKEVLAQIYRVVSRKALDVGDDQTYLPKGQTINVGSRDDVSAVKKAGCCSS; from the exons ATGGCTATTGCTGCTGGCATGACTAAGGGAACAAAAGGGAGGTGTTGGGCAGCAAGAGTTGTCCAGAG ATACCGTGCTATCACAAGTGCATACTATCGGGGGGCAGTTGGAGCTTTACTAGTCTATGATGTAAACCGCCATGTTACATTTGAAAATGTGGGGAGATGGTTAAAGGAGCTTCGGGATCACACAGATGCCAACAATGTGATTATGCTCGTAGGAAACAAAGCAGACCTGCGTCACCTCCGAGCAGTTGCCCCTGATGATGCAAAGG AGGTGCTGGCCCAGATCTACCGTGTTGTAAGCAGGAAGGCTCTTGACGTTGGAGATGACCAAACATATTTGCCCAAAGGACAGACAATTAATGTTGGCAGCAGAGATGATGTCTCGGCTGTGAAAAAGGCTGGATGTTGCTCATCTTGA